The Centroberyx gerrardi isolate f3 chromosome 12, fCenGer3.hap1.cur.20231027, whole genome shotgun sequence genome has a window encoding:
- the LOC139911371 gene encoding gamma-aminobutyric acid type B receptor subunit 2-like, producing MDGCGRAEAALLLVMLAWLLVRPGLAQVRHPLPVLWVMPVTPPPGRDDLTAAVGPAVSLALQDLKRQPPPLGNYEIHFQLLDSQCDGAKGLKALFDAMWAGPKYLLVFGGACPSVTALIARSLPALNLVQVSFVAPPPRPAGRRRFPNLFSTAPSDAAVNQAAVKLLQRYSWSRVGILTQEGPRLSEMKKDLIRQLLRAGVQVAAAESLSDPCSELRRLKDRDVRIIIGQFEEDSASEVFCCAYRLNLFGARFQWIVAGGGAAAGRRPEPRLSGCAADSLLTAADGSFSLQIRQSSRNTTGVSGRTPEEYEAAYSSQLTQEGSKVSRLHGFAYDAVWVAAGALSRATEAAKHREKYEPRRNVSVTREELQRILLDELRRTQFEGVTGPVLFRNGERVTTIQLSQVQGSGDVSVGQFSSFTQQLRLQSHLVKFKGSGPAADRPVVRLQRRRVGLPLYAVVSSLAAFTVFLTLIVLFLHVWNRKHWLLRDGRPRDELLLLGLLLSSSSVPLSGLDGASLSDPTFDLLCSVRLWFLSVGHSVGFAVLFAKTWRVYSSSRRAGTKTQPGRLVAAMFLLDVFVLTSWQILDPLRRVVSEHSLESAGAERDVRPFSEHCSSSNMELWLTAVFGYKGPLLGLGCFLAWSIRAGQEVHPAAHRKHLALSMGAVALCSGLGGAGALLTSHNPPVQFCLSGLAVLCCNTFILVWLFGPKLLLVRASSELQPPELQRDAQQPSRSEEEPSRTRTEELISLNQQLRRSEEEPSRTRTEQLISLNQQLRRRTAQLDAEIETVTTQLQEIGSEDRNSEMKSSRPEDINSPEHVRRRLSLQLPILHHAYLPVVGGVAGSRSSLFLSHDSNC from the exons ATGGACGGGTGCGGACGGGCGGAGGCGGCCTTGCTGCTGGTGATGCTGGCGTGGCTCCTGGTGCGGCCCGGCCTGGCCCAGGTCCGCCACCCGCTGCCGGTGCTGTGGGTGATGCCCGTCACCCCGCCGCCGGGCCGCGACGACCTGACGGCGGCCGTCGGCCCGGCGGTCAGCCTCGCCCTGCAGGACCTGAAGAGACAGCCTCCTCCTCTGGGGAACTATGAGATCCACTTCCAGCTGCTGGACTCCCAG TGTGACGGTGCCAAAGGACTCAAAGCCCTGTTTGACGCCatgtgggcggggccaaagtACCTGCTGGTGTTCGGGGGGGCGTGTCCCTCGGTGACGGCGCTCATCGCTCGCTCTCTTCCAGCTCTGAACCTGGTGCAG GTGTCCTTCgtggccccgcccccccgcccggCCGGACGGAGACGCTTCCCGAACCTGTTCAGCACGGCGCCGTCTGACGCGGCGGTGAACCAGGCGGCGGTGAAGCTGCTGCAGCGCTACAGCTGGAGCCGAGTCGGCATCCTGACCCAGGAGGGACCCCGGCTCTCTGAG ATGAAGAAAGATCTCATCAGACAGCTGCTGAGGGCCGGCGTTCAGGTCGCTGCTGCAGAAAGTCTCTCTGACCCCTGCAGCGAGCTCCGCAGGCTGAAG GACAGAGATGTTCGCATCATCATTGGACAGTTTGAAGAGGATTCTGCCTCAGAGGTTTTCTGCTGT GCTTACCGGCTGAACCTGTTCGGAGCGAGGTTCCAGTGGATCGTAGCCGGCGGCGGAGCGGCGGCCGGACGGAGGCCGGAGCCGCGGCTGTCCGGCTGCGCTGCAGACAGTCTGCTCACCGCTGCAGACGGATCCTTCAGCCTGCAGatcagacagagcagcagaaacacaacagGCGTCTCTGGACGG ACTCCTGAGGAATATGAGGCGGCCTACTCCAGCCAGCTGACCCaggaggggtcaaaggtcagccgGCTGCACGGCTTCGCCTACGACGCCGTCTGGGTGGCGGCCGGCGCTCTGAGCCGAGCGACGGAGGCCGCCAAACACCGAGAGAAGTACGAGCCCCGCCGAAACGTCAGCGTCACCCgggaggagctgcagaggaTCCTGCTGGACGAGCTGCGGAGGACTCAGTTTGAGGGAGTTACA GGTCCAGTTCTCTTCCGAAATGGGGAGCGAGTGACGACGATCCAGCTGAGCCAGGTTCAAG ggAGCGGTGATGTGTCGGTGGGTCAGTTCAGCTCCTTCACTCAGCAGCTCCGACTGCAGAGTCACCTGGTGAAGTTTAAAG GTTCCGGCCCGGCCGCAGACCGTCCCGTCGTCCGTCTGCAGCGGAGGAGAGTCGGCCTGCCGCTGTACGCCGTCGTGTCGTCGCTCGCTGCCTTCACCGTCTTCCTCACCCtcatcgtcctcttcctccacgTCTGGAACCGCAAACACTG GCTGCTGCGGGACGGTCGGCCGCGGGACGAGCTGCTGCTCCTGggcctcctgctctcctcctcctccgtccctctGTCCGGTCTGGACGGAGCCTCGCTGTCTGACCCGACCTTCGACCTTCTCTGCTCC GTCCGTCTGTGGTTTCTCTCAGTAGGACACTCTGTCGGCTTCGCGGTTCTGTTTGCCAAAACCTGGAGGGTTTATTCATCCAGCCGCCGAGCCGGGACAAAGACG CAGCCGGGCCGGCTGGTGGCTGCCATGTTTCTGCtggatgtgtttgttttaacctcctGGCAGATCCTGGACCCTCTCAGACGGGTGGTGTCAGAGCACAGCTTGGAG AGTGCGGGTGCTGAGCGGGACGTCCGGCCGTTCTCtgaacactgcagcagcagcaacatggagCTGTGGCTCACCGCTGTGTTCGGATACAAAGGACCGCTGCTG GGTCTGGGATGTTTCCTTGCCTGGAGCATCAGGGCCGGACAGGAGGTTCACCCTGCCGCCCACAGGAAGCACCTCGCTCTCAGTATGGGTGCTGTGGCGCTGTGCAGCGGCCTCGGGGGGGCGGGGGCCCTGCTGACGTCCCACAATCCTCCTGTTCAGTTCTGTCTGAGCGGCCTGGCCGTCCTCTGCTGCAACACCTTCATCCTGGTCTGGCTGTTTGGACCGAAG CTCCTGCTCGTCCGGGCCAGCAGCGAGCTGCAGCCTCcagagctgcagagagacgctcagcAGCCCAGCAGGTCTGAGGAGGAACCCAGTAGAACCAGAACAGAAGAGCTGATCAGCCTGAACCAGCAGCTCAGGAGGTCTGAGGAGGAACCCAGTagaaccagaacagaacagctgATCAGCCTGAACCAGCAGCTCAGGAGGCGGACCGcacag CTTGATGCAGAAATAGAAACCGTCACCACGCAGCTGCAGGAG ATCGGTTCTGAGGACAGAAACTCTGAGATGAAATCTTCCAGACCAGAGGACATCAACTCTCCTGAACA CGTGAGGCGAAGGCTGTCCCTGCAGCTGCCGATCCTCCACCACGCCTACCTGCCGGTGGTCGGCGGCGTCGCCGGCAGCCGCTCCAGTCTGTTCCTCTCCCACGACTCAAACTGCTGA
- the rpp25l gene encoding ribonuclease P protein subunit p25-like protein, protein MENYSKSRVVEQPCPCPFPGLPADTPEVRVRDGSKIRNLMRYALSRMEAKPRAAEGEEKRAKMDEGGVATEVQEAPPARPLAPEKTLSRQIVFTASGKGVSKAITCAEIVKRRVKGLHQHTKLLYSTAEEVWEPLEPAAGLDSLTVSRNLPSIWILLSREPLDPGLPGYQAPGSFDALWAQTAREEAGGGGGGQRHGHRRKRGGGGGGGGGGGGGGGRGKGAGRQTGRPREPGKGQS, encoded by the coding sequence ATGGAGAACTACAGTAAGTCTCGGGTGGTGGAGCAGCCATGTCCCTGCCCGTTTCCCGGCCTGCCCGCCGACACGCCCGAGGTCCGGGTCCGAGACGGCAGCAAGATCCGCAACCTGATGCGCTACGCCCTGAGCCGCATGGAGGCCAAGCCCAGAGCGGCCGAGGGGGAGGAGAAACGGGCGAAGATGGACGAAGGGGGCGTCGCCACGGAGGTGCAGGAGGCGCCGCCGGCTCGCCCCCTCGCTCCGGAGAAGACGCTCAGCCGGCAGATCGTCTTCACGGCGAGCGGTAAAGGCGTGTCCAAAGCCATCACGTGCGCGGAGATCGTGAAGCGGCGGGTGAAGGGGCTGCACCAGCACACCAAGCTGCTGTACAGCACGGCGGAGGAGGTGTGGGAGCCGCTGGAGCCGGCGGCCGGCCTGGACAGCCTGACGGTCAGCAGGAACCTGCCCTCCATCTGGATCCTGCTGTCCAGGGAGCCGCTGGACCCCGGCCTGCCCGGGTACCAGGCGCCCGGCAGCTTCGACGCCCTGTGGGCTCAGACCGCCAGGGAGGAggcgggaggaggggggggagggcagAGACACGGacacaggaggaagagaggaggaggaggaggaggaggagggggagggggagggggaggaggaagaggaaagggagcTGGGCGTCAGACCGGGCGACCCAGAGAGCCTGGTAAAGGCCAGAGTTGA